In the genome of Candidatus Omnitrophota bacterium, one region contains:
- the rpsI gene encoding 30S ribosomal protein S9: MEQKEKYPATGRRKEATARVQLIPGKGLIRVNKRAFEDYFKRETDRIIVQQPLTTTNTFSKYDVLANIAGGGLTGQAGALRHAISRALLLVEPSLKELLRKSGFLTRDPRMKERKKYGQKGARKRFQWTKR, translated from the coding sequence ATGGAACAGAAAGAAAAATATCCCGCAACAGGAAGAAGAAAAGAAGCAACCGCCAGGGTCCAGCTTATTCCGGGCAAGGGCTTGATCAGGGTGAATAAAAGGGCTTTTGAAGATTATTTTAAGCGTGAGACTGACAGGATCATCGTGCAGCAGCCGCTTACCACAACCAATACCTTCAGTAAATACGATGTGTTGGCTAATATAGCCGGCGGTGGCTTAACCGGGCAGGCAGGGGCTTTAAGGCATGCTATTTCAAGGGCGCTTCTTTTGGTTGAGCCGTCATTAAAGGAATTATTAAGGAAAAGCGGATTTTTAACCCGCGACCCGCGCATGAAGGAAAGAAAGAAATACGGGCAGAAAGGGGCACGCAAGCGCTTCCAGTGGACTAAACGTTAA
- the fabD gene encoding ACP S-malonyltransferase translates to MDKCAFLFAGQGSQYIGMGKDLYESFPASRQIFDRAEEVLGFDLKRRVFEGPQELLRMTSVSQPAILTVSLACYEAFKSSDICPLSSVQYTAGLSLGEYTALIAAGSISFKDGILLVRKRGELMEEAATKHPGKMAAVLDLSLDALKEICAKTHAEIANLNCPGQVVISGKAEAVDKAMELCVQAQAKRVIPLEVSGGFHSSLMKEASVEFSKVLDTVEILPAKIPVVSNYTASVQAQPGEIKANLVAQMYSSVRWEESMRFMIAEGVSKFYEFGPGKVLKGLARKIDAQANVLNIEKRDDVINLQKDEVK, encoded by the coding sequence ATGGATAAATGCGCATTTTTATTCGCTGGGCAGGGCAGTCAATATATAGGCATGGGCAAGGACCTTTATGAATCTTTCCCGGCAAGCCGGCAGATCTTTGACCGGGCCGAAGAGGTCTTAGGTTTTGACTTGAAAAGGCGCGTATTTGAAGGGCCGCAGGAATTGCTGCGCATGACAAGCGTCTCGCAGCCAGCAATTCTTACTGTAAGTTTAGCTTGTTATGAAGCTTTTAAATCATCTGACATCTGTCCTCTGTCCTCTGTGCAGTATACAGCAGGACTAAGTCTAGGTGAATACACTGCTTTAATAGCAGCAGGCAGTATTTCCTTTAAAGACGGGATTCTTTTGGTGAGAAAAAGAGGGGAATTAATGGAGGAGGCGGCAACTAAACATCCCGGAAAGATGGCCGCAGTGCTAGATCTTTCTTTGGATGCCTTAAAAGAAATCTGCGCTAAAACGCATGCTGAAATCGCCAATCTTAATTGCCCGGGACAGGTAGTTATTTCCGGAAAAGCTGAAGCTGTGGACAAGGCCATGGAACTATGTGTCCAGGCGCAAGCCAAGAGGGTTATTCCTCTTGAAGTAAGCGGCGGTTTTCATTCTTCGCTTATGAAAGAGGCGTCCGTAGAGTTTAGTAAGGTTTTGGATACGGTAGAGATACTCCCGGCTAAGATACCGGTGGTTAGTAATTATACCGCGTCTGTGCAGGCTCAGCCCGGAGAGATCAAGGCTAATCTAGTGGCGCAGATGTATTCTTCGGTGCGCTGGGAAGAGTCTATGCGGTTTATGATCGCTGAAGGGGTTTCAAAGTTTTACGAATTTGGCCCGGGCAAGGTATTAAAAGGTTTAGCCCGCAAGATTGACGCGCAAGCAAATGTGCTAAACATAGAAAAAAGAGATGATGTTATTAACCTTCAAAAGGATGAGGTGAAATAA
- the fabG gene encoding 3-oxoacyl-[acyl-carrier-protein] reductase → MDLNGRVAFITGGAQGIGRQIVLAFAKAGADIAIGDVNMEKAAQTVKEVEVLGRKAIAVELNVTDIKQVEQALNKILDKFTRVDILVNNAGITRDNLMLRISDADWDAVINVNLKGTFNCTKAVSKVMIKQRQGKIVNIASIIGIIGNAGQANYAASKAGIIALTKTTAKEFASRNINVNAIAPGFIQTDMTAKLPEEVRTKMLAAIPLNRFGQPQDVANLCLFLASEESSYITGQTVVIDGGMVMA, encoded by the coding sequence ATGGACCTTAACGGCAGGGTAGCTTTTATTACTGGAGGCGCTCAAGGCATAGGAAGACAGATAGTTTTAGCTTTTGCTAAAGCAGGCGCGGATATTGCTATTGGCGATGTGAACATGGAAAAGGCAGCTCAAACCGTAAAAGAGGTTGAGGTTTTGGGTAGAAAAGCCATCGCTGTAGAGCTTAATGTCACGGATATCAAACAGGTGGAGCAGGCTTTAAACAAAATTCTTGACAAATTTACAAGGGTTGATATATTAGTTAACAATGCCGGCATCACTCGCGACAATTTGATGCTTAGAATCAGCGACGCAGACTGGGATGCGGTAATAAATGTTAACCTTAAGGGCACATTTAACTGCACCAAAGCAGTCTCAAAGGTTATGATTAAGCAACGGCAGGGTAAGATAGTAAATATCGCTTCGATCATTGGGATAATCGGGAATGCAGGGCAGGCTAATTATGCTGCTTCTAAGGCAGGGATAATCGCTCTTACCAAGACTACGGCAAAAGAATTCGCCAGCCGTAACATAAACGTAAACGCGATTGCTCCCGGGTTTATCCAGACGGATATGACCGCAAAACTGCCTGAAGAAGTAAGAACAAAAATGCTTGCTGCTATTCCGTTGAATAGATTTGGACAGCCGCAGGATGTTGCCAATTTGTGCTTGTTTTTAGCTAGTGAAGAATCAAGCTACATTACCGGGCAGACAGTAGTTATTGACGGCGGCATGGTGATGGCATAA
- a CDS encoding 3-isopropylmalate dehydrogenase, giving the protein MHKIAVIPGDGTGPEVVREGLKVLEEASKKFGFAYETKTFDFGAARYLKSGKTIDDNDIVELKKYSAIFLGAIGHPDVKPGILETGILLKLRFALDQYINLRPVKLYNPDFCPLKDKKPEDIDFVVVRENSEGLYKGMGEFQNKGTKDEVAIQLSYNTKKGVDRCLRYAFDYTRARNKRKKLTLCGKTNVLTYAWDLWERSFYEVAKEYPDVTVDYAHVDATTMWFVKNPEWFDVIVTDNMFGDIITDLGAMIQGGMGIAAGGNINPQGVSMFEPIGGSAPKYTGKDVINPLAAICACGMMLESLGETKAALAIEKAVIKIVAEKLKSLAAGKMGYSTSQIGDMVAERL; this is encoded by the coding sequence ATGCATAAAATAGCGGTAATACCCGGAGACGGCACCGGGCCAGAGGTTGTGCGTGAAGGCTTGAAGGTTTTGGAAGAGGCTTCCAAGAAATTTGGTTTTGCATACGAAACCAAGACTTTTGATTTTGGAGCAGCAAGATACCTGAAATCCGGCAAGACCATTGATGATAATGATATTGTTGAACTGAAGAAGTATTCGGCAATTTTCTTAGGCGCTATTGGGCATCCGGATGTAAAACCCGGAATACTTGAAACAGGGATATTATTGAAGCTTCGTTTCGCGCTTGATCAATATATCAACCTGCGCCCGGTGAAATTGTATAATCCTGATTTTTGCCCTTTGAAGGATAAAAAGCCAGAGGATATAGATTTTGTGGTAGTAAGGGAAAATTCTGAAGGGCTTTACAAGGGCATGGGTGAGTTTCAGAATAAAGGCACAAAAGATGAAGTGGCGATCCAGCTTTCCTATAATACCAAGAAGGGCGTGGATAGGTGTCTTCGCTATGCCTTTGATTATACCAGAGCCAGAAACAAGAGAAAGAAACTTACGCTTTGCGGAAAGACTAATGTTTTAACTTACGCCTGGGATCTTTGGGAACGCAGCTTTTATGAGGTAGCAAAAGAATACCCGGATGTTACTGTTGATTATGCCCACGTGGATGCCACGACTATGTGGTTTGTAAAGAATCCGGAATGGTTTGATGTGATTGTTACCGACAACATGTTTGGCGATATTATCACGGATTTAGGCGCGATGATCCAGGGAGGCATGGGTATTGCCGCCGGAGGCAATATTAATCCCCAAGGCGTCTCTATGTTTGAGCCTATTGGCGGAAGCGCCCCTAAATATACCGGGAAAGACGTGATTAACCCATTGGCGGCAATCTGCGCCTGTGGCATGATGCTTGAGTCATTGGGAGAAACAAAAGCCGCTCTGGCGATAGAAAAAGCGGTGATTAAAATTGTCGCGGAGAAATTAAAAAGCCTTGCCGCAGGTAAAATGGGGTATTCTACAAGTCAAATCGGTGATATGGTGGCAGAGCGCCTTTAA
- the fabF gene encoding beta-ketoacyl-ACP synthase II, translating to MQQRKVAVTGLGVISPVGNDVASFWGALKEGKSGIGPLTTFDASKFDSRIAGEVRNFDPTLYGISLKDTRRMDRFVQYAVAAAKQALVDSGLDMAEENANRIGVIMGSGIGGLDTIEKEHSIYLNKGPSRLSPFLIPMLIINEAAGQVAINFGFKGPNSCVATACASGSHSIGDAFRLIEHGDADIMFAGGTESCIVPTGVGGFCALKALSTRNDRPQQASRPFERDRDGFIMAEGCGVVVLEELERAKKRNAHIYGQIIGYGMSCDAYHITAPDPQGDGACRAMLLALEDGAINPEEISYINAHGTSTKLNDKLETLAIKRALGDYANKVMVSSTKSMTGHLLGAAGGVEFIVCCLAIKDQVVPPTINYDNPDPECDLDYVPNIARKCNVNICMSNSLGFGGHNASLVVKKFKG from the coding sequence ATGCAGCAAAGAAAAGTAGCAGTTACAGGTTTAGGGGTTATCTCGCCAGTGGGTAATGACGTAGCTAGCTTTTGGGGAGCTTTAAAAGAAGGCAAAAGCGGCATTGGCCCTTTAACTACCTTTGACGCATCCAAGTTTGATTCGCGCATTGCCGGAGAAGTAAGGAATTTTGACCCGACCTTGTATGGCATTTCTTTAAAAGATACCAGGCGTATGGATCGTTTTGTGCAATATGCTGTGGCGGCAGCAAAGCAGGCCTTGGTGGATTCAGGCCTTGATATGGCAGAAGAAAACGCAAATCGTATTGGAGTTATCATGGGCTCAGGTATCGGAGGTTTGGATACCATTGAGAAAGAGCACAGTATTTACCTTAATAAGGGCCCGTCACGGCTTTCCCCATTTTTGATCCCGATGCTTATTATTAATGAAGCTGCCGGACAGGTCGCGATTAATTTTGGGTTTAAAGGCCCTAATTCCTGCGTGGCTACCGCTTGCGCATCAGGCTCGCATTCTATCGGGGATGCTTTTCGCCTGATTGAGCATGGCGACGCTGACATTATGTTTGCCGGAGGCACGGAAAGCTGTATCGTTCCTACAGGTGTTGGCGGGTTCTGCGCTCTAAAAGCGCTTTCTACTCGTAATGACCGTCCGCAGCAGGCCAGCCGCCCTTTTGAGCGCGACCGCGACGGTTTTATTATGGCTGAAGGATGCGGGGTAGTGGTCCTGGAAGAATTGGAACGCGCTAAGAAAAGAAACGCTCATATTTATGGCCAGATCATAGGATATGGGATGTCTTGTGACGCGTATCATATTACTGCTCCTGATCCGCAGGGCGATGGCGCTTGCCGGGCGATGCTTCTTGCCCTTGAGGATGGCGCGATCAATCCCGAAGAAATAAGTTATATTAACGCCCATGGCACTTCTACTAAGCTGAATGATAAACTGGAAACCTTGGCGATTAAGAGGGCTTTGGGGGATTATGCCAATAAAGTAATGGTTTCTTCCACAAAATCCATGACCGGGCATTTATTAGGCGCCGCAGGAGGAGTAGAATTTATTGTGTGTTGTTTGGCGATCAAAGACCAGGTTGTCCCTCCCACTATTAATTATGATAATCCCGATCCGGAATGTGATTTGGATTATGTGCCTAACATTGCGCGTAAATGCAATGTAAATATCTGCATGTCTAATTCCCTCGGGTTTGGCGGGCATAATGCCAGTCTGGTAGTAAAAAAATTTAAGGGTTAA
- the truA gene encoding tRNA pseudouridine(38-40) synthase TruA, protein MPDLKRNLRILLEYDGTRYQGWQKQKHTQDTIQQVLEAALQKLFKQKIAVYSSGRTDAGVHALNQTANFIVSTKIPNKRILLGVNAFLPKDIVVKKVTDAPSSFHSRFSCRYKTYRYAIVNRHYHAALARHYSYLYPWKLDLEFMRKESKALIGRHDFRSFCSSNTLKQNCVRTIKKIAITKDKDKVYIDVQADGFLYNMVRSIVGTLLLAGRGKLKRGRLLEILKSKDRKKAGPVVPAKGLCLIREQY, encoded by the coding sequence ATGCCTGATTTAAAACGTAATCTCAGGATACTTTTAGAATACGACGGTACGCGTTATCAGGGCTGGCAAAAACAAAAACACACCCAAGATACTATCCAGCAGGTTTTAGAGGCTGCCCTGCAAAAGCTTTTTAAGCAAAAAATAGCAGTTTATTCTTCCGGAAGAACCGACGCTGGAGTCCACGCTTTAAACCAAACCGCAAATTTTATCGTCAGCACAAAAATACCCAATAAAAGGATTTTATTAGGCGTTAACGCGTTTTTGCCTAAAGACATCGTGGTTAAAAAAGTAACCGATGCGCCTTCTTCTTTTCATAGCCGTTTTTCCTGCCGTTACAAAACTTACCGTTATGCTATCGTTAATCGTCATTATCACGCGGCTTTGGCCAGGCATTATAGTTACTTGTATCCCTGGAAACTGGATCTTGAGTTTATGCGCAAAGAATCCAAGGCGCTTATCGGCAGGCACGATTTCCGTTCGTTTTGCAGCTCAAATACGCTTAAGCAAAATTGCGTTAGAACCATAAAGAAGATCGCTATAACAAAGGATAAAGATAAAGTGTATATAGATGTACAAGCCGATGGATTCCTTTATAATATGGTGCGAAGTATTGTCGGGACACTTCTTCTTGCGGGAAGGGGTAAGTTAAAAAGAGGGCGTTTATTAGAGATATTGAAATCAAAAGACAGGAAAAAAGCCGGGCCGGTTGTTCCGGCAAAAGGCTTATGCCTTATCAGAGAGCAATATTAA
- a CDS encoding DUF2079 domain-containing protein, giving the protein MKKYVLGIFLSYVFLFSCVAYLKYRAFLYNDIDLTGMMLVLSNMARGNWFSSSYGTATLFGGGHIPLTNSIFHLSFINFIFLPFYMLFTSSVFLLILQVLFIGSGIIGVYLIAKHVLGDKWALYIALLYAVYPAVNYINLYEAHYIAFSIPLLLFMFYFYLQSRYGLFVLFMCLSLSCREDVALAVLGMGAYLLLRSTKKNGPPLKWAATAFSITAVFISAFFWAEHSSKNALSCNPAMVNFSSASFYNWMGDSWREVFNNFSTRSGYIFENIFTAHKIKYLMQLFSPCLFICFLDVSFIMVLAGLPQVLLSSWQFHSDIHYQHASIVVPFIFISFIFGINKIINLRINILIKKAVFFFVVVIGVGLALYIGPLPMLLSGLADLRKAAFSDYSRIKESLVKLVPDEEPLISTFSLSNHLIKRSVLVPFHTFTYKKALAYIPKAQECTAAIVDFEDALTFHPVFYNAAKGLFKKCFFVQSKDWGLVQSINNIAVYRKGVSGGGGLVEILGLKPEFKDPANGDLRVLKYDVSKVVIAGFPCLKVSFDLLKNRNTDLDYLPGLQIVNKKCEEFRFYFIASHRLYPFRGYKDGQLVRTRANVFVPAGFRDPDARINLFFEKINH; this is encoded by the coding sequence ATGAAAAAGTATGTATTGGGTATTTTCTTATCTTATGTGTTTTTATTCTCCTGCGTGGCGTATTTAAAATACAGGGCGTTTCTTTACAATGACATTGATCTTACAGGCATGATGCTTGTTTTAAGTAACATGGCGCGGGGAAACTGGTTTTCTTCTTCTTATGGAACAGCTACTTTGTTTGGAGGCGGGCACATCCCGCTTACCAATTCTATCTTTCATCTTTCGTTTATTAATTTTATTTTCCTGCCGTTTTACATGCTTTTTACCTCATCTGTTTTTTTGCTTATTTTGCAGGTGTTATTTATAGGCTCTGGGATTATCGGGGTATATCTTATCGCCAAACACGTGCTTGGCGATAAGTGGGCGCTGTACATAGCTTTGCTCTACGCGGTTTACCCCGCGGTAAATTATATTAATCTTTATGAGGCGCATTATATCGCTTTTAGCATACCGCTACTTTTGTTCATGTTTTATTTTTACCTTCAAAGCCGTTACGGCCTATTTGTTTTATTCATGTGTTTATCTTTATCTTGCAGGGAAGATGTGGCGTTGGCGGTGTTGGGCATGGGCGCATACTTATTGTTGCGTTCCACGAAAAAAAACGGCCCGCCTCTGAAGTGGGCGGCAACTGCTTTCAGCATAACAGCGGTTTTTATTTCCGCGTTCTTCTGGGCGGAGCATTCTTCTAAGAATGCCTTATCGTGCAATCCGGCAATGGTTAATTTTAGCTCAGCGTCTTTTTATAACTGGATGGGGGATTCTTGGCGGGAAGTGTTCAATAATTTCTCTACCCGTTCGGGTTATATCTTTGAGAATATTTTTACCGCGCATAAAATTAAATACTTGATGCAGCTTTTTTCTCCCTGTTTATTTATTTGTTTCTTGGATGTTTCTTTTATCATGGTTTTAGCCGGGCTCCCTCAAGTTTTGCTTTCAAGCTGGCAGTTTCACTCTGACATACATTATCAGCATGCTTCAATTGTGGTACCGTTTATTTTTATTTCTTTTATTTTTGGCATAAATAAGATTATAAATTTACGGATAAATATTCTGATCAAGAAAGCGGTTTTTTTCTTTGTGGTAGTAATAGGGGTGGGGCTGGCTTTATATATTGGCCCGTTGCCTATGTTATTATCTGGCCTGGCGGATTTGCGAAAAGCAGCTTTTTCTGATTATTCCCGGATAAAAGAATCATTGGTTAAGCTTGTCCCGGATGAAGAGCCGTTAATCAGCACCTTTTCTTTATCCAATCATCTTATAAAGCGCAGTGTTTTAGTCCCGTTTCACACCTTTACCTACAAAAAAGCTTTAGCTTATATTCCGAAAGCTCAAGAATGTACCGCAGCTATAGTAGATTTTGAGGATGCCTTGACGTTTCACCCTGTTTTTTATAATGCCGCGAAAGGTCTTTTTAAAAAGTGTTTCTTTGTCCAGTCCAAAGACTGGGGACTTGTGCAGAGTATAAATAATATCGCTGTCTACAGGAAAGGGGTTTCGGGCGGCGGCGGGTTAGTAGAGATTTTAGGCCTTAAGCCGGAATTTAAAGACCCCGCAAACGGTGATCTAAGGGTGCTGAAGTATGATGTTTCTAAGGTTGTGATCGCGGGTTTTCCTTGCCTTAAAGTAAGCTTTGACCTTCTTAAGAACCGCAATACAGACTTAGATTACCTGCCCGGGCTTCAAATTGTGAATAAGAAATGCGAAGAATTCAGATTTTACTTTATTGCTTCTCACAGATTGTATCCTTTCCGCGGTTACAAGGATGGGCAGCTTGTCAGGACCAGGGCCAACGTTTTTGTGCCGGCAGGCTTTAGGGATCCTGATGCCAGAATCAACCTTTTTTTTGAGAAAATTAATCATTAA
- the leuC gene encoding 3-isopropylmalate dehydratase large subunit — protein MGYTIAEKILMAHAGKKDIHPGEFIEAKVDIALGNDITAPLAIEEFKKTGVKKVFDNKKIVLVPDHFAPAKDLKSANQCKILANFAQEQKIKNYFEVGCMGIEHALLPEKGIVGPGYLVIGADSHTCTYGALGAYATGVGSTDLARAFIDGECWFKVPASVKFVYKGKLKKWVGGKDLILFTIGQIGVDGALYKAMEFTGPVIDKLPMDDRFSMSNMAIEAGARAGLINPDEITLSYMEESQKSKVKSQKFRAKVKSLRSDDDAVYEKVYDWDVSNLEPQVACPHLPSNTKPVGELSNITVDQVVIGSCTNGRIADLRTAGKILKGKKIKPGLRLIVIPATQKIYLEAVQEGLAEIFVKAGGVFSTPTCGPCLGGHMGILTEGERCLATTNRNFIGRMGHPKSEVYLSSPAVAAAAAVTGRITHPEEINKQ, from the coding sequence ATGGGCTATACAATAGCTGAAAAAATCTTAATGGCGCACGCCGGAAAAAAGGATATTCATCCGGGTGAGTTTATTGAAGCCAAAGTCGATATCGCTTTAGGCAATGATATTACCGCGCCTTTGGCGATTGAAGAATTTAAGAAGACAGGAGTAAAGAAAGTATTCGATAATAAGAAAATAGTTCTGGTGCCGGATCATTTTGCCCCTGCTAAAGATTTAAAAAGCGCCAATCAATGCAAAATTCTGGCTAATTTTGCCCAAGAGCAAAAGATCAAGAATTATTTTGAGGTAGGTTGTATGGGCATAGAGCATGCCCTCTTGCCGGAAAAAGGGATAGTCGGGCCCGGATATTTGGTGATCGGGGCCGATTCTCATACCTGTACCTATGGGGCCTTAGGCGCTTATGCTACTGGGGTTGGCTCAACGGATTTAGCGCGCGCTTTCATAGACGGGGAATGCTGGTTTAAAGTTCCGGCATCGGTTAAATTTGTTTATAAAGGAAAATTAAAGAAGTGGGTTGGCGGGAAAGACCTTATACTTTTTACTATTGGGCAGATCGGTGTTGATGGGGCCCTGTACAAAGCAATGGAATTTACCGGCCCTGTTATAGATAAGCTTCCCATGGATGATCGTTTTTCTATGTCAAATATGGCCATAGAAGCCGGAGCCCGGGCAGGGTTGATTAACCCGGACGAGATTACTTTAAGTTATATGGAAGAAAGTCAAAAGTCAAAAGTCAAAAGTCAAAAGTTCAGAGCAAAAGTTAAAAGCTTAAGATCAGATGATGATGCTGTATATGAGAAAGTTTATGATTGGGATGTGAGTAATTTAGAGCCGCAGGTCGCCTGTCCGCATTTACCAAGCAACACTAAACCTGTGGGAGAGTTGAGTAATATTACTGTTGACCAGGTAGTCATTGGTTCTTGCACTAACGGCAGGATTGCTGATTTGCGCACCGCAGGCAAGATTCTAAAGGGCAAGAAAATAAAACCTGGTTTGCGTTTGATTGTTATCCCGGCAACCCAGAAAATCTATCTGGAAGCAGTCCAAGAGGGTTTGGCAGAAATATTTGTCAAAGCAGGCGGGGTTTTCTCTACGCCTACCTGCGGCCCGTGTTTAGGCGGACATATGGGTATTTTAACTGAAGGCGAAAGGTGCCTGGCCACAACCAATAGAAATTTTATTGGCAGGATGGGGCATCCTAAATCCGAGGTTTATTTGTCAAGCCCCGCGGTCGCCGCCGCAGCGGCAGTTACAGGAAGGATTACGCATCCCGAAGAAATAAATAAACAATAA
- the rplM gene encoding 50S ribosomal protein L13 yields MKTYMAKKQEVKRKWYLIDAKDKILGRVATKAATILRGKHKTIYTPHVDTGDYVIITNASLVKVTGRKMSDKIYRRYSGYPGGLREVTLDTMLTKRPATVMQLAVQRMLPAGSLAKQMVKKLKIYADGKHAFEGQKIEVLEVK; encoded by the coding sequence TTGAAGACTTATATGGCAAAGAAGCAGGAAGTTAAGAGAAAATGGTATCTTATAGACGCCAAGGATAAGATCTTGGGCCGGGTAGCGACCAAGGCTGCCACTATTCTAAGGGGCAAGCATAAAACTATTTATACCCCCCATGTTGATACAGGCGATTATGTGATTATTACCAACGCATCTTTAGTTAAGGTAACCGGCCGCAAGATGAGCGATAAGATCTACCGCAGGTATTCCGGCTATCCGGGAGGCTTAAGAGAGGTTACATTGGATACAATGTTAACCAAAAGGCCTGCCACGGTAATGCAGTTAGCGGTTCAACGCATGCTTCCGGCAGGATCATTGGCTAAGCAGATGGTCAAAAAGCTTAAAATTTATGCTGATGGTAAGCATGCTTTTGAAGGCCAGAAAATAGAAGTTTTGGAGGTTAAATAA
- a CDS encoding 3-isopropylmalate dehydratase small subunit gives MIIKGNAHKFGDDINTDDIIAAKYLVTTDAKELGSRCMETIQPDFVKKVKEGDIIVAGKNFGCGSSREHAPLAIKGCGIKAVIAKSFAGIFFRNAINIGLPFLESEAVEELKQGDLLEIDLSSGVIKNLTEGKDYKAQGFPQFLQDIVKHGGLLNYVTKKGR, from the coding sequence ATGATTATTAAAGGTAACGCTCATAAATTTGGTGATGACATTAATACCGATGATATTATTGCCGCTAAGTATTTGGTGACTACAGATGCCAAGGAATTAGGCAGCCGCTGTATGGAAACTATCCAGCCGGATTTTGTGAAAAAAGTCAAAGAAGGCGATATTATTGTTGCCGGGAAGAATTTCGGATGCGGCTCTTCAAGAGAGCACGCCCCATTGGCAATTAAAGGATGCGGGATAAAAGCAGTGATTGCCAAAAGTTTCGCCGGAATATTCTTTAGAAACGCCATTAACATAGGATTGCCATTCTTAGAATCAGAAGCTGTTGAAGAATTAAAACAAGGTGATTTGCTGGAAATAGATCTATCAAGCGGGGTAATTAAGAATTTAACTGAAGGTAAAGATTATAAGGCCCAAGGTTTCCCGCAGTTTTTGCAGGATATCGTTAAACATGGCGGGCTTTTAAATTATGTAACAAAGAAAGGCAGATAG
- a CDS encoding aspartate-semialdehyde dehydrogenase, with translation MKKYNVAVVGVGVVGLEMLKVLGQRNFPVGHLKVLARSAREIELDGRKYSVEAISSDSFKGVNIALFAGTEGEKGAAVTYAKDAIKHGAVVIDNGADFRMDPKVPLVVPEVNAKDAKKHHGIIANPNCSTIQMVVALAPIYKKAGIKRVIVTTLQASSGAGRGAVEQLKDEVSLISGVGFGNVHVNTENKAMPQQLAYNVFPHIGSFAELDYTSEEWKLVKETHKIMHDDSINISATTVRVPVRTGHSESIYIETEKTVSAEKARDILTKAAGIKVIDDPKNNLYPMPKDVEGKDETFVGRIRKDPFVKNGLWLWVVADNLRKGAATNAVQIAECLI, from the coding sequence ATGAAAAAGTATAATGTCGCAGTAGTGGGGGTTGGCGTAGTAGGCCTTGAAATGTTAAAGGTCCTCGGCCAGCGTAATTTTCCTGTCGGCCATTTAAAGGTATTAGCGCGTTCCGCGCGTGAAATAGAGCTGGATGGGCGTAAATATTCCGTGGAGGCGATTTCATCGGATTCTTTTAAGGGGGTAAATATTGCTTTATTCGCCGGCACCGAAGGCGAAAAAGGCGCGGCAGTTACTTATGCCAAGGATGCCATTAAGCATGGCGCGGTTGTGATTGATAATGGAGCAGATTTTCGTATGGACCCAAAAGTTCCTTTGGTCGTGCCGGAGGTAAACGCTAAAGATGCCAAGAAGCACCACGGTATTATCGCAAATCCTAATTGTTCTACTATCCAGATGGTCGTAGCCTTGGCGCCTATTTATAAAAAGGCCGGGATCAAAAGGGTCATCGTTACCACTCTTCAGGCGTCCAGCGGCGCAGGAAGAGGTGCGGTTGAGCAATTAAAGGATGAGGTTTCTCTTATTTCCGGAGTGGGGTTTGGCAATGTGCATGTAAATACAGAGAACAAGGCTATGCCGCAGCAGTTGGCATATAATGTTTTTCCTCATATCGGCAGTTTCGCGGAACTGGATTACACAAGTGAAGAATGGAAGCTTGTCAAAGAAACCCATAAGATCATGCATGATGATTCCATTAATATTTCCGCTACTACCGTGCGTGTTCCGGTTAGGACCGGGCACTCCGAATCCATATATATAGAAACAGAGAAAACTGTATCTGCGGAAAAGGCAAGAGATATTTTAACCAAGGCTGCGGGGATAAAAGTTATTGATGACCCTAAAAATAATCTGTATCCCATGCCTAAAGATGTTGAAGGCAAAGATGAAACCTTTGTCGGGCGCATCCGTAAAGACCCGTTTGTGAAAAATGGGCTATGGCTTTGGGTTGTCGCGGATAATTTGCGCAAAGGCGCAGCCACCAATGCGGTGCAGATCGCAGAATGCCTGATTTAA
- the acpP gene encoding acyl carrier protein, with the protein MAVQEKVKSIIAEQLGVKPEEVTPEASFVDDLGADSLDTVELVMALEEEFGVEIPDGDAEKITTVGDAIKYIEEKSAK; encoded by the coding sequence ATGGCAGTGCAAGAAAAAGTGAAGTCCATAATCGCTGAACAGCTTGGTGTAAAACCAGAAGAGGTAACTCCGGAAGCATCTTTTGTGGATGACCTGGGTGCTGATTCTTTGGATACTGTGGAATTGGTTATGGCGTTAGAAGAAGAATTCGGTGTTGAGATCCCGGATGGGGACGCGGAAAAAATCACTACCGTAGGAGACGCGATCAAATATATTGAAGAAAAATCCGCTAAATAA